The following proteins are co-located in the Methanobacterium aggregans genome:
- a CDS encoding FAD-dependent monooxygenase, which translates to MYDVVVVGAGPAGSMAAKKAADAGCKVLLVEKMQLPREKSCSGILIKKSINTVEKEFGKIPHNLPCKTKNKGIVLTNEENKEFKFESEGLNVWRSSFDQWLSLVAEDSGVELRQSTSVISCEEKEDHVVVKLNCNGTYYEKTKVMIACDGATSKIKRSLGRGQNNQIITYQTFCRGTIDLDGSFFYAFLDPKFSQYDAWFNVKDDFLVFGVGVKEVSLIKNYHSRFLSFLASEFNAKIQSSVRGEMGILPCVMPGYGTDMGKGRVLFAGEAANFLNPMGEGISGALITGAMAAESAVSLFEDNLNINNLVDLYKNRVADEKEYMIRQWKFLTKLSPRFSYLNK; encoded by the coding sequence ATGTACGATGTTGTAGTGGTGGGGGCAGGACCTGCAGGTTCTATGGCTGCAAAAAAGGCAGCTGATGCAGGCTGTAAAGTTTTGTTGGTTGAGAAGATGCAGCTGCCAAGGGAAAAATCATGTTCAGGTATTCTGATAAAAAAATCCATCAATACAGTGGAAAAAGAATTTGGAAAGATACCCCACAATTTACCGTGTAAAACAAAAAATAAGGGTATTGTACTTACAAATGAGGAAAATAAGGAGTTTAAATTTGAAAGTGAAGGACTCAATGTATGGAGAAGTTCATTCGATCAGTGGTTAAGTTTGGTGGCTGAAGATTCTGGTGTTGAGTTGCGACAGTCAACTTCAGTTATTTCATGTGAAGAAAAGGAAGATCACGTTGTTGTCAAGTTAAACTGCAATGGGACGTATTATGAAAAAACTAAAGTCATGATTGCCTGTGATGGTGCAACGAGTAAAATTAAACGTAGTTTAGGAAGGGGGCAGAACAACCAAATCATCACTTATCAAACCTTCTGCAGGGGAACGATAGATCTTGACGGTAGTTTTTTCTATGCTTTTTTAGACCCAAAGTTCTCCCAGTACGATGCATGGTTCAATGTGAAAGATGATTTTCTTGTTTTTGGTGTGGGTGTCAAAGAAGTATCTCTTATAAAAAATTATCATTCAAGGTTTCTTTCCTTTTTGGCTTCAGAGTTCAATGCCAAAATTCAATCCTCTGTTAGGGGAGAAATGGGAATACTTCCATGTGTAATGCCGGGATACGGCACTGATATGGGAAAGGGGAGAGTTTTGTTTGCAGGTGAAGCAGCCAATTTTCTTAATCCTATGGGAGAAGGCATATCTGGTGCATTAATAACTGGAGCCATGGCTGCAGAATCTGCAGTATCGCTTTTTGAAGATAATTTAAATATAAATAATCTGGTGGATCTTTATAAAAACAGGGTTGCAGATGAAAAGGAGTACATGATAAGACAGTGGAAGTTTCTAACTAAACTTTCTCCCAGATTCTCTTATTTAAA